A genomic window from Camelina sativa cultivar DH55 chromosome 2, Cs, whole genome shotgun sequence includes:
- the LOC104720882 gene encoding nascent polypeptide-associated complex subunit alpha-like protein 4, with protein MPGPVIEEVNEEELMDSIKEQMKLQKENDVVVEDVKDGDEDDDDVDDDDDDEIADGAGENESSKQSRSEKKSRKAMLKLGMKPVTDVSRVTIKRSKNVLFVISKPDVFKSPNSDTYVIFGEAKIDDMSSQLQAQAAQRFKMPDVASMIPNTDASESASVPIEEDDDEDVDETGVEAKDIDLVMTQAGVSKAKAVKALKANDGDIVSAIMELTT; from the exons atgccagGTCCAGTGATTGAGGAAGTGAACGAGGAGGAGCTTATGGATTCCATCAAAGAGCAGATGAAGCTCCag AAGGAGAAcgatgttgttgttgaggatgtgaaagatggagatgaagacgacgatgatgttgatgacgacgacgacgatgagaTTGCAGATG GAGCTGGTGAGAATGAGAGTTCTAAGCAGAGTAGAAGCGAGAAGAAGAGCCGAAAGGCTATGCTGAAACTGGGAATGAAACCAGTTACAGATGTTAGCAGAGTGACTATCAAGAGATCAAAGAAT gtGTTGTTTGTGATCTCGAAGCCGGATGTTTTCAAGAGTCCTAATTCTGACACCTATGTGATATTTGGCGAGGCTAAGATTGATGACATGAGCTCTCAGCTACAAGCACAAGCTGCTCAGAGGTTCAAGATGCCAGACGTTGCTTCCATGATCCCTAACACTGATGCTTCTGAATCAGCTTCTGTTCCCATAGAGGAGgatgacgatgaagatgttgatgagaCTGGTGTTGAAGCCAAGGACATTGATCTCGTCATGACTCAAGCTGGTGTCTCGAAGGCTAAGGCTGTTAAGGCTCTTAAAGCCAATGATGGAGATATTGTTTCCGCCATTATGGAACTCACTACATAG
- the LOC104720903 gene encoding heavy metal-associated isoprenylated plant protein 21-like: MSSLIVKSLGSIVSIITRIFSFRRRRHVSNPRTTTHISYFRMSKKRPLSLQTVELKVRMCCTGCVRIVKNAISKLRGVDSVEVERELGRVRVVGYVDRNKVLKAVRRAGKRAEFWPYPEPPLYFTSTQNYFVDPSKEFKESYNYYRHGYNGTDQHGNIPVGSRGDDRVSNMFNDDNVNACCLM; the protein is encoded by the exons ATGTCTTCCTTGATAGTGAAAAGTCTCGGGTCTATTGTCTCTATCATTACAAGAATCTTCTCCTTCCGAAGACGCCGTCATGTGTCTAATCCAAGAACCACCACGCATATAAGCTACTTCAGGATGTCTAAGAAACGTCCACTCTCTTTGCag ACGGTTGAGCTTAAGGTAAGAATGTGTTGCACAGGTTGCGTTAGGATCGTTAAGAACGCAATCTCCAAGCTCAGAG GAGTTGATTCAGTGGAGGTGGAGAGAGAGCTAGGAAGAGTGAGAGTGGTGGGTTACGTTGACAGAAACAAAGTACTCAAAGCCGTGAGGCGAGCCGGGAAGAGAGCTGAGTTTTGGCCATACCCTGAGCCTCCACTTTACTTCACATCTACTCAAAACTATTTCGTAGATCCTTCCAAAGAGTTTAAAGAGAGCTATAACTATTATAGACATGGCTACAATGGTACGGATCAACATGGTAATATCCCCGTAGGTTCTCGTGGAGACGACAGAGTTAGTAATATGTTTAATGACGATAACGTCAATGCATGCTGTCTCATGTAA
- the LOC104750128 gene encoding uncharacterized protein LOC104750128: MLFADDSLFFCRATKEQCEVVLGILQHYERVSGQQINFQKSSVQFRHTVDVDLREELKGVLGITNLGGMSSYLGIPESLGGSKTKIFSFVQDKLQARASGWPARLLSKGGKEVMIKSVATAVPTFVMSCFRLPKTVTKKLTSAISNFWWSSSEQTRGYTGSPGINYVAGKMRGVGFSVFG, from the coding sequence ATGTTATTCGCGGATGACAGTTTGTTCTTCTGTCGGGCCACAAAGGAGCAATGTGAGGTGGTTTTGGGGATTCTCCAACATTATGAACGGGTTTCTGGTCAGCAAATCAACTTTCAGAAGTCTTCTGTTCAATTTCGACATACGGTGGATGTTGATCTCAGGGAGGAATTAAAGGGGGTCTTAGGTATTACAAATTTAGGTGGAATGAGTTCTTATCTGGGAATCCCGGAAAGTTTAGGTGGATCTAAGACGAAAATATTTTCGTTTGTCCAAGACAAGCTGCAAGCACGGGCCAGTGGGTGGCCAGCGAGATTGTTATCCAAAGGGGGGAAGGAGGTTATGATTAAATCGGTCGCTACGGCGGTTCCTACCTTTGTAATGTCGTGTTTTCGTCTCCCAAAGACGGTTACGAAGAAGCTAACAAGCGCCATTTCGAATTTCTGGTGGAGCTCGTCGGAGCAAACACGGGGCTACACTGGATCACCTGGGATAAACTATGTTGCGGGAAAGATGCGGGGGGTTGGGTTTTCGGTGTTTGGATGA
- the LOC104720892 gene encoding putative protease Do-like 11, mitochondrial produces MVFRSCVVTVGLYSRARVPSLLSSLFFYPSSNNALTNSLPTVTTASRVSRYNDLYRKSTVEAERGLVLSYAVTGRRKIHTVQEGEKKIERWKKIEETRPIDELMLDSVVEVSSTSTLYSKSKPWETLKEKSSRGSGFAIAEKKILTNAHVVMAMNDHTFVNVKRHGSPIKYKAKVQKISHECDLAILEIDSDKFWDGIDPLELGDIPPLEEVVSVVGGENICVTKGLVLRVETKKYNHSGKDLLSIQIDASIDHGNTGGPVIMGNKVVGVAYGFYPTKNSGFVIPTPIVKHFITGVQESRQYSGFGSLDLSYQSLENVHIRNHFKMSPEMTGILINKVYSSSGAHKILRKYDIILAIDGVPIGNDEKVPFQNKNRINFSHLVSLKKPGEKALVKVLRKGKEHEYNITLKPVKPNVKVQQFYNLPSYYIFGGFVFVPLTKAYSDNLSLSGCKCALYNTYRKAGEHQLVIISKILEDDINKGYESLDDLQVKKVNSVKVKNLKHLCELIEKCSTKDLRLVLEDNKVMVLNTESAKKATLKIMERHKIKSVISKDICLPMLLDDPFKDNRINLLPWSILKTVTNI; encoded by the exons ATGGTTTTCCGGTCGTGTGTTGTTACGGTGGGCCTGTACTCGAGAGCTAGGGTTCCTAGTttactctcttctcttttcttctatcCAAGTTCCAATAATGCACTAACCAATTCACTACCAACGGTAACAACGGCCAGCCGAGTTTCCAGATACAACGATCTATACAGGAAGAGCACGGTAGAAGCGGAGAGGGGTTTGGTTCTTTCATATGCAGTAACTGGCCGAAGAAAGATCCATACAGTACAGGAAGGTGAGAAGAAGATAGAACGGTGGAAGAAAATAGAAGAAACTCGTCCGATTGATGAATTGATGTTGGACTCGGTTGTAGAGGTATCCTCTACCTCTACCCTGTACAGCAAATCCAAACCTTGGGAGACTCTAAAGGAAAAATCATCCAGGGGCTCTG GATTTGCAATCGCGGAAAAGAAAATTCTTACGAACGCTCATGTGGTGATGGCAATGAATGATCACACATTTGTGAACGTCAAAAGACATGGCTCTCCAATCAAATACAAAGCAAAAGTTCAAAAGATTTCACATGAATGTGATTTGGCTATCTTGGAGATCGATAGCGACAAGTTTTGGGATGGTATAGATCCCTTGGAGCTCGGAGATATACCGCCACTCGAAGAAGTTGTGtctgttgttg GTGGTGAAAATATCTGCGTTACAAAAGGTCTCGTACTTAGAGTTGAAACTAAAAAATACAATCACAGTGGCAAGGATCTGCTATCAATACAAATTGATGCAAGTATCGACCATGGAAATACTGGTGGCCCGGTAATTATGGGAAACAAAGTCGTTGGTGTAGCATATGGATTTTACCCTACAAAGAACTCAGG TTTTGTGATCCCAACTCCAATAGTTAAGCATTTTATAACTGGTGTTCAAGAAAGCAGACAATATTCTGGTTTCGGCTCATTGGATCTATCATATCAATCTCTTGAAAATGTTCACATCCGTAATCATTTTAAGATGAGTCCTGAAATGACAGGAATTCTTATAAACAAAGTATATTCGTCGTCGGGGGCACACaagattttgagaaaatatGACATCATTCTTGCAATTGATGGTGTTCCGATAGGAAATGATGAGAAAG TTcctttccaaaacaaaaatcggaTAAATTTCTCCCACTTGGTTTCTTTAAAGAAACCAGGTGAAAAAGCCTTAGTTAAAGTTTTACGAAAGGGAAAAGAGCATGAGTACAATATCACTCTTAAACCG GTTAAACCAAACGTTAAAGTGcaacaattttataatcttcCAAGTTATTACATATTTGGGGGTTTCGTTTTTGTGCCTCTCACTAAAGCATATAGTGATAATTTGAGCCTTAGTGGTTGCAAATGTGCATTATATAATACGTACAGAAAGGCTGGTGAACATCAACTAGTCATAATTTCCaag ATATTAGAAGATGACATCAACAAAGGATATGAAAGTTTAGATGATTTGCag GTGAAGAAAGTGAACAGCGTGAAAGTTAAGAATTTGAAGCACCTATGCGAGCTAATAGAGAAATGTAGCACCAAAGATTTGAGGCTGGTCTTAGAAGATAATAAGGTTATGGTCCTCAACACTGAATCTGCTAAAAAGGCAACGTTGAAGATCATGGAACGTCACAAAATAAAGTCGGTCATATCTAAGGACATTTGTCTTCCTATGTTGCTTGATGATCCGTTCAAAGACAATAGGATCAACCTTCTTCCTTGGAGTATTCTAAAAACagttactaatatataa
- the LOC104750120 gene encoding uclacyanin 1-like yields the protein MATKKIFGFVLVIMFLLGSSSAKIYKVGASNYGWTVKDDEHKEFHVGDSLVFEYDQNVNDVTQVSNVLEYDSCDSSSPKVVYNTGHDVVTFTEPGHHYFITSNHIHCVWGMKLDVLVVHDSSRPTPPPPPPSRKIHGPSGPIPSPPPLREIHEPSHPVPPPPPPTSIHEPSRPNPSPPPSKILPSGRIYDVGDSSGWSVYNSFYYSKWSEDKQFRVGDTLFFEYNKHINDVREISGELEFESCKPTSTVAVYKTGHDLVKLTKPGVHYFVSLKTGLCQAGIKLRVTVQPSTEDVTFPSVPKKKMKSSPIGFFNRWWLRIFRPHH from the coding sequence ATGGCCACAAAGAAGATCTTTGGCTTCGTGCTTgtgatcatgtttctcttgGGTTCCAGCTCCGCTAAAATCTACAAAGTTGGAGCTTCCAATTATGGATGGACGGTAAAGGACGACGAACATAAGGAATTCCACGTTGGAGATTCACTTGTCTTCGAATACGATCAGAACGTCAACGACGTCACTCAAGTATCCAACGTTTTAGAGTATGATTcatgtgattcttcttctcctaaagtTGTTTACAACACAGGACACGATGTCGTAACCTTCACGGAACCAGGACATCACTATTTCATCACCTCAAATCATATTCATTGCGTCTGGGGGATGAAACTCGATGTTCTTGTCGTCCATGACTCGTCACGTCCgactcctccaccaccaccaccatctaGGAAGATCCATGGCCCATCAGGTCCGATtccttcaccaccaccactgAGGGAGATCCATGAGCCGTCACATCCggttcctccaccaccaccaccgacgAGTATCCATGAGCCGTCACGTCCGAATCCTTCACCACCACCGAGCAAGATACTTCCTTCTGGAAGGATTTACGATGTCGGTGATTCAAGCGGATGGAGCGTATATAACAGTTTCTACTATTCCAAGTGGAGTGAAGATAAACAATTTCGTGTTGGAGATACTCTCTTTTTCGAATACAACAAGCACATCAACGACGTTAGGGAAATCAGCGGTGAACTTGAGTTTGAATCCTGCAAACCAACTTCAACTGTAGCCGTGTACAAGACGGGGCACGATCTCGTTAAGCTCACGAAGCCAGGTGTGCATTATTTTGTAAGCTTAAAGACTGGTCTCTGTCAAGCTGGGATTAAGCTTCGTGTCACGGTGCAACCATCAACCGAAGACGTTACTTTTCCGAGTGTtcccaagaagaagatgaagtcgTCACCTATTGGCTTCTTCAACAGATGGTGGTTACGCATTTTCAGACCTCATCACTAA